In Setaria italica strain Yugu1 chromosome IX, Setaria_italica_v2.0, whole genome shotgun sequence, the genomic stretch CAAAGTTTTTACCTAGCAGAACAAGGCATGTAACTAGTCGAGGCACGAAATTCATGAGAACAAAGCGATCAAAGAAAAGTTCAAGCCGGCCAAGGGCCAAGCATGATATATTTGTCCCTACTTCCTTCACAATGCTTTAGTTCGTACTATAAATACTAAACCTTCGCCCCTAACGTTCCTGCAACGGCAACTAAAGGAAACCTTGAGCAATGAAGGCTTACACCTTATCCTCCTTGCTCCTCAGCGCTCTTGCACTGGCATTGGCAGCACGGCCTGACGCAGGCAGCCTCGATGCAGCCACGATAGCCGTGCAAGAGCTCGACCGTGTTCTGTCCCTGCCGGGGCAGCCGAGCTACTCGCCTGCATTCAAGCAGTACTCCGGGTACGTCACGACCGATGAGTACCTAGGCAAGGCACTGTTCTATTGGTTCTTCGAGGCCACGGACAAGCCTGACGAGAAGCCACTGGTCCTGTGGCTGAATGGAGGTTACTGACTGCCTGCCTGCATCTGTACTAACGTCTGATTTTTTAAAAGAGCTGATATTCAGATAACTCTGTAATTTGAAGATTTTCGTGCTATTTGTTCTTGCATTGTTCAGGGCCTGGCTGTTCTTCCATTGGGTTTGGACAGTCACAGGAGCTTGGGCCATTCCTGGTGAAGAAAGATGTGCCTGAGCTTGAGCTCAACCCGTATGCTTGGAATCAAGGCAAGTGAAAAAAAACCGGCAGAATTAGCTTGCCATAGTCTTGTCTTTGGCTGTAAAAATGGAAGCATGTACCTGACCGTGTGATGGTATTTCAGCTGCCAATCTGCTGTTCCTGGACTCTCCAGCGGGCGTTggattttcgtacacgaacacGCCCTTCGAAAAAGATCCACCGGGAGACAATTCCACAGGTATCTTCCTGACAGATACGTCTGATCACTGTAAAAACAAAAGAGAGTAGCAAACATGACCGGTAACCGAATCGCTGTCTGCTGCAGCACACGGTTCATACACTTTCCTCGTCAGGTGGTTCCAGAGGTTCCTCCAGCACAAAGCCAAGGAGTTCTACATCGCTGGAGAGAGCTACGCTGGTGAAGCTACTGAACTTAcccatccaaattaaatttgatCGATTTATTTGCTGGCAGAGGTATATTCAGCTTTCTGCTTTCCAGGACATTACATTCCCCAGCTTGCAAACGTCATTTTGGAGGAGAACAAGAAGGCCTCCAAAGAAAATTACATTAACTTCAAAGGCATACTGGTATGCAGTAAGAAATGTCTGATGCTCTGAACCACTAGTAATCCCTGAACTTTTCTTCAGAAGTAAGATGCTGACTACTAACATTCATCTGACTGAACTTGGGTCCCAGATTGGCAACGCCTACATGGACGGGGACACTGATCTCTGGGGGATCGTCGACTCCGCGTGGCACCACGCCATCATCTCGGACAATCTCTACAGCGACTTCCAGAAGAACTGCAACTTCAGCTTGGTAGACCTGTCCCCGGAGTGCACCGCGGACATCAGTCAGTTCACCGCTCTCTACAACATCATCGACATCTACAGCTTGTACACTGATCGGTGCGAGCTCGGGTACCCGGATTTCAACTCGTCATTCTCGGCGCAGATCGGGCGGACCAGTAGCGGCCGTGTAAGCGCCCTGAACTTCAGTGCCAGCATGAGTTGCAGTCTTTTGTTTTTTCCCTCTCATCTCAGTATCGCGTGTCTGATTGATCTATGCTTTTCTTTCGTGCTGCGCGAATTATCAGCTCGATCTTATGAAGATGCCGATGGGGTACGATCCGTGCACGCAAACATACGCGACTGAATATTTCAACcgcaaggatgtgcagaaggCTCTGCACGCGGATATCACAGGAATGCCGCATGCCTTTTCGCTTTGCCGGTAATTTTACTACAGAGGCTTTACGTGGATTCAGATTTCAGAAGCATGTTTTATTGGTGATGGAAACAAAGCTTTCGTTTTGCCCCGGCATTACCTTGATCGTCGTAatgaatctttttctttcagTAATTCGATCAGCAACGCATGGAAAGATTCCGACCTGACAGTCGTTCCAGTAGTCAAGAAGCTGGTGGAGGCAGGGCTCCGGATATGGATTTTCAGGTAAAATTTCTCTGCATCTGAAACATAACTCCAAATGGTGTTTAGCCAATGCCGCACTTGTCAACAACATGTCTATACCAAGCTACGATCTTCATCCATTGTGGTCCTTTTCTCAATGTTCTTTCTGTGATGAGCAGCGGCGACACAGACGCAAGAATCCCAACCACGTCAACCCGGTACACGCTGAAGAAGCTTGGCCTGCAAATCAAAGAGGACTGGTCGCCGTGGTTCCATCGCAAGCAGGTAAAACGCAGAGCCGCTGAACAGGTCCAGCACCTTCCAATTATTTGGTCCCTGAATAGAAAACGTGCATGCGCCTCACGACATCAAAGTGACAAAATGAATTGAAGCTTGCTGAAAACTGATTCATGTCGCTATCTCACACATCCTTACTTACCGGTACCTTGTTGTCTTTGTGCTGCTTTTGTAGGTTGGCGGCTGGACCGTGGTGTACGACGGCCTGACGTTTGTCACCGTGAGAGGGGCCGGCCACATGGTCCCGTCAACGCAGCCCGCGCAAGCGCTCGAGCTCTTCAAGCACTTCCTGGCCAACACGAACCTGCCCTCCAAGCCGTTCTAGAAAAATGTTGTCTCAAGGAACACGGACGCGCTACTGAATAAAGAAACAGCAGTGATCATCCGTGCATGGGTATCTTGAAGATTGTTCTGTCAGCATGTAGTGCTACTGTGTCTCCGTGTGTTCTTGGAATGAAACAGTGCTGTGATAAGTGtgccttaatttttttttttatgaaacaggaggggatgATCATCCCCTGCTGGATATATATTAATATAAAAGAACAAAAGTTTTAGAATTACaaatcaagaaacaaagaaggagaGAAAGTAAATCAGAAAAACTACAATGAGTGCTCTAGCCATTCAAACATTGATTGTTTCCAAGTCTCTTTTACTCCCAGAACAACTTGAGTAAGAACAGTCCTAAACCTTCTCATAGCATCCTGGACTGAGGGAGTAATATTTCTAAAAATCCAATCATTTCTCGCCATCCAAATACACCAGCTCATGATAACAATGATTTTCATAAAAAATGGAACTTGCAACTGAGTTTTAAAGCTGGTAAGGATTGTGTATGGTTCATCTGTCAGGTTAGCAAAAAGACTAATATTGATCCAACACTCTTGGGCAAAGGGGCATTGCAGtagaagatggaacaaggttTCCTCACTATCATGCTgacacaagacacaagaataAGAAGGCAGAGCCATGTGTTTTCTTCTAAGTACATTTCTGGTACTTAGCCGGTCATTGAGTAGaagccagaaaaaaaaacttgtgtttACTTTGACATTTAGATTTCCAAAGCCATCCGAAAACCGGGTGCACCTGTCGATGTCCAGACAGTACATGATATGCTTTTGATGAGGAAAAGTGAGAATTACCCCAGATATATGTCCAACAGTCATGATCTTCATTAAATTGGATTCCATTCAGATCTGTACCCAATTGAAGTAGCTGATCCATAGCTTGGGTTGATAAAGGCAAATTGAAAAGCTGGTGCAAGTTAGGCAGGTCATAAGCTTTCCTAACAGATATGTCAACCTTTCTAGTGAAAGAGTATAAGTGTGGATACTCTTGTGCAGGGATCTTATTATTCCACAAATCATGCCAGAGAAGACATGTCTGACCATTATGCACAGTTACAGATGCTAGACCTTTGAATTTGTCCAAGAGTTTCACAACATCTTTCCACCAAAAGGATCATTTTCGAACTTGTCCTGGTAACCTGCCAGAAGCATAATATTTCTCCCAAATTAGATGTACCCATGGGACGTCTGATTTGTTCAGGAACTTATGGAGGTACTTAAGAAGAAGAGCTTCATTTTGAGTTCTTAGATTTAACACCTCAAGGCCGCCCTCTTTCTTTGGTAAACAAACAAGATCCCAAGCAGCCTTTGGAGGTTGCCTATTATTTATATCAGAATTTCTCCAGAGGCAACATTTTCTATATTTGTCCACTTATTTACATACTGTCTTGTGAAGCTGAAAagtgcacatatgaaacattggCATGGCTGTAAAAATTGAATTTGTCAACTGAAGTCTCCCTGCATCTGACAGAAAAGTGTGCCTTAATTGACTGCTTCTAAAAAGAAAGTAACGGTGAACACGACGAAAACCGTTACAGAAGGCCGGCCGCAGCCGGCATGAATGATCCTCACATCATCACGTTTTTTGGGTAGGATTTTCTTAGGGTGTTGTACACCGgcgaaggaaaagaaaatccaGAACAAAACGTCCCGCAGCAAGCACAAAATCCAGAGCATCCTTCTTCTCATCACACAAGCTAGCGCCTTCTTTATTTATGTATGATCACAAGCCAACATTACACAACCTTACGGTTAATTTCCTCGTTCATTCAAGGCCACCACACAGTCTGGTCCGACGGGCTGGGCGAGGCCTCCGATGGCGGGAGCGTCGTCGTGGCGCACGGCGTGATGCACCAGCATGTAAAGTGGATGCCGCGGCACTTGCCGCCGGAGTAGGCGTTGCTCTCCTGCAAGCACTTGTCGTTGCAGCTATCCGAGTCCAAGCACAGGCCCTTGAACGTGGTGCTCTGTGACAAGCACTCGCCCGCCTCAACCGGCGGCCCCGTCCCTGCACGTACGACACGGTTCCAGCATATCATACCATCGACTTCTTACATAATGTCAGACTCAGACAGCTATGCACGTACCGGCGGCCATGACGagcaggaggacgacgacggctgcTGAGAGCTTCTGCGGTGAAGCCTCCATTGTGGATTCACTACTGAATACCCTTGTGGGTTTTTAAATTTTTCTGTCGGTTTTTAACGTTTTGGGGGAATTTTCGTTTCCAGTAATGATTGGCTGTGCATCCAGGGAAGAATGAACAGAGCAGATGGGTGGTGAATAAGCAATTAAGCAGTTCCAACAGGAGGGTATATATGTCACATCTGAAATGTAACTGCAAGAGGAGGAATTAAAGTGAAGAAGGGAAACGCTTAATCATCTGAGGGGGCACTCCAAATCTCCAACGAGCTATTTTAGGGTGCTTTCATTAGAGAAATGCAAGGCGGCAAATAAGTTTCTCTATTTTGTTCCATGTTTTAATTGCTGCTACAAACTGATGACCCCATGATCTAATTCCTACTTCTTCTGTTTCCTTTACAAGACGTGTCGTTAgaacaaaatttattttaacCCCAAAAATTACTCTGTATAGCCCCAGCTAGGGGCAGttggaaaattagacaactACATGATAAAATTTCGAACTAGATTTAACATGACAAGAACAAAATCTAGCGTGCAAATCTCTAACGTACTAGGCAACACCAAGCACAACATCATGATCTCAGAAAACATGGTGAAATAACAGATCGGATCAAAGCGTACGTACTTAGCGGGTGCGGTCGTGATAACAAGCGGTGTTGACGGGATGATGACGGTGTTGCGGACGGAGTACAGCAGACGGTGTCGAAGATGATGGTGCGCCGCAATGTCGGACTTGGACGGAGAACGAGTTGTGGTGAAGACTTTGAGTAGTCGCGCGGAGCGCTTCCCAacaaccttattcgccctctcccggtataggatcacaagagcgagaggttccggagacctgctctcctgTTCACTGGTGCACGCCGGCACTCGGGATAGAGTAGacaacggtggcggcgcagcagcgagaagaggcaaaaaccctagctcgattaGATGTATTTCTGGTAGAGGCCGATAGGTCGTATAcataggagagcccacgatctcacgtcgcgatcgtgatctaaaccgattaggTTTCCATATATCTCACTAACTTAAAGGCCaagtaacaaaaaaaataaaatagcaaaAGGAAACTGCGCCCCCGCAAGGTGAGGGGTTGGATTTTGGCGGACCATTCACGTAGGCGTTGTGCGCTCACACCCTTCACCCTACCCTGGCCCAGCccagcgaggcgaggcgagcgagTGCGGgcgtgtggagctttccttctctccccacacacatatcttggaggagagaagataaccTCATTGGTCATCCTCCTTCTCCACTCGCAATGTGAGACTAAAGGTTTGCACCACTTGCTCATGCCCatatgggcctttgagatttatttaaaATTTCTAAAATTTGCAATGGACCAAGCCCATTATTCCATCAGGAGCTAGCGCTCAAGATGGACACCCTCAAGCCCGCTCTAGCTTGGGGTTGTGGCTTTTTCCTTAGGTCGTCCTGTGCTACTTAGATGTGTTACCTTCCTATGAACTTCATAGTGTCTATAGGTGGTGTCTAGAGGAGAGTGAGTAACAGGGGGCGCTCCTGTAGGGTTCACGAAGTCATCTGATGTAGTGCCGATCCGTGGGGTCCATGTATTGGTGGGAAACCTCGTTCTCGTGACAATATCTCTACCCTTATTGATCAATAGGATGTTTTAATTTATGCCTACGCTAATTTGTATACATGTACAAATATTCCTTACTCGAAATAAAGAATCAATCTCTACCCCTTTTAGCAAATTCGATGGCAGACAAGATAAGTTATGTAGTGATGTGTTAGATATGACTATTTTTTTGAGCTCGTTCCTATGTATTCTTTTTAGTTATTTTGAAGATAGATCGCTACCTAAAGATATCATTATAATTAGAAACTATGGAGAGGATCATAAAATACTTAAAGAGAGGTATGGAGGTGCAGAGGACTAGCAAGAGACGTCCAAGCTAAGTTGGAGGTCCAAACTAAATCAAATTCGAGTCCAC encodes the following:
- the LOC101773119 gene encoding serine carboxypeptidase-like 34, with protein sequence MKAYTLSSLLLSALALALAARPDAGSLDAATIAVQELDRVLSLPGQPSYSPAFKQYSGYVTTDEYLGKALFYWFFEATDKPDEKPLVLWLNGGPGCSSIGFGQSQELGPFLVKKDVPELELNPYAWNQAANLLFLDSPAGVGFSYTNTPFEKDPPGDNSTAHGSYTFLVRWFQRFLQHKAKEFYIAGESYAGHYIPQLANVILEENKKASKENYINFKGILIGNAYMDGDTDLWGIVDSAWHHAIISDNLYSDFQKNCNFSLVDLSPECTADISQFTALYNIIDIYSLYTDRCELGYPDFNSSFSAQIGRTSSGRLDLMKMPMGYDPCTQTYATEYFNRKDVQKALHADITGMPHAFSLCRNSISNAWKDSDLTVVPVVKKLVEAGLRIWIFSGDTDARIPTTSTRYTLKKLGLQIKEDWSPWFHRKQVGGWTVVYDGLTFVTVRGAGHMVPSTQPAQALELFKHFLANTNLPSKPF